ttttccCCTCATATTTATAAATgcattcaaaaatataaattagttaATGCTGTATTTAactaaattttaattgtacaattttactaAATTTTCATAAAGTTTATActcttataatttaataaattatatgttaaaaataattgatgTATAATATCATATATAAAACTTATACATGTGTTGGAATAACTGTGATAAAACATTAATACTTTGCAATTAATAATATCAgattatttgtataaaaaaataaaacaaaatagaTAATAagaatatatacaaattttaatgcacaaattcaaaattaaatattaattgtaagtaatattacaaatactaaattaatatatatatatatatatatatatataataaataatgcaaTATGAACATATTAtgttaatttatattatattattgattaaaaaaaaaacagaaattaaaaaattaaagaaacatttttatatatattaagttacttacataaaaaaatatatgagTTATTtatgtatagaaaaatatataagttACTTATATCTTTTTATTGTGACagtgaaaattgttaaattattgATAGCATGTTATTATTAATAGCAAATAAATATAGTCcatctattatttaaatttttgtttaacaaCTGAAAAATTCCAATATAAAACGAATTTTTTCTCAAGAAGACTactaattttcaataaaaaattatgATAGTTGTATTTTCGATATCAATAATAAGCAAGAACTTTTTAAAAATGGggtaatatttattcttttttcttaaatgtaaatataaaaaagaatacctATGATAAATgatgtttaaataataaattattgtagTATATTTTAAAGTcttcatattttattatttctgtgAGTTGCTTATATTTTTGGATATCTGAACTACACAACAtcattttactttaaatttttatatatatgtaatctATAAATGATATTGTGAGTAATGTAtattatatgaatatataaTGATGATTTATGTCAATAGTTgacaataaaaaattataacttatatttgtaaaaaaattatagaaaatgaaatacatGTATTATATTAACATATATAACATACAATTGTATGTTCTTCAAAAATTTAGTCTAAATTATTTACATGCAAAAAGTAAAGAATACAAATCAGTAATATCTTTTTGCTACTTGAAGCAAAATGCTTAAGAATATTTCCGATACATTTTCACATACTGAATTCTTTCCCTACTGCTATTAACATAAGCATCAGAAGGGAAGGGAGAAAACATGGCCACCTACAGAGTATAAAAGGGTATAACGTGAAATCTATACGCACAGTGAAGTACTAGATCTAGAAGGAAATGTATCGTGCTAAAATTGTGCTCCTGTATCATATTGGTAAATGAAGAATTACATACTATTAAgacttttacaaaaaaaaaaaaaaagaaaatcttatttaaatttatatcatATATGCAAAATACATTATACTAAAATATTGTATCTATATAAATGTAatgtttgtataattttgttacTTACGATGCAGTGAGCCTTGGTTTTTTAATATGCCTCCTAAGTGGAACCACAAAGGCAATTGTAGGTGTTGATGAATGTCAAGCAACTCCGGTCATTCACTTTTTGCAATATCCAGGATGTGTCCCAAAACCAATTCCCAGTTATGCATGTAGAGGACGATGCAGTAGTTATCTACAGGTGAAATACAATAATAAACATAATTTTTATGATATAATGTGATGTACATCATTTTCTGTGATAgttatgaaaatattcaatacaAAACTTAGTTTGTTTAATCAAGTTGTAGTTATCACtaatttaaaatgtataaaaatatattacaaatgcTCAGTTGATTTTACACATTTTTTAACTTTGACGttacattataatttaatattatttagttttaatatttgaattaaaacaatttaaattgTTGTAAAAACTTAAAAGATATTATCTTTGAGTACTTCATTTATGAAGCTTTAGTTGTATAATTTTgagtaatgaaaattaaatatcatTAAATTCTTGATTTATGACACGTATATAGAATATTACAAgtactttttattatttgtgcatttattactattaatataaaattgagCATCAATTTTACATCCATGGTTATAAATGTCATCATATTTTACATGAAATGATGtccaattaaattttcaataaaacttaaaaactaatgaatataattaataattcaattttaccTGTTTCTACAGGTGTCTGGATCAAAAATTTGGCAAATGGAGAGAAGCTGCATGTGTTGTCAAGAAAGCGGCGAGAGGGAGGCCAGTGTATCCCTATTTTGTCCAAGGGCTAAaccaggagaaaaaaaattccgaaAGGTTAAGTTATTGTCTTAAATGAatcgtagaatttttaaaatattatatatatgtgaaaaattaatgaaGCACCGGCTAGTTAATCACTTGTACATTAAAATCAGAAGTAAAGTTTGTGACACCACGAGTTTTCTACAGCCATATTGTTTTCATCTACTGATCAGTAGGAAGCGCGTAAGAAAATGAATATCGCGCGCAATTTGAATTGGATTACTGTATTCAAATCGTTTAGTATGATAGAGTTACGTATGTCTTTTACTTTTTATGTTCAATAATGATATtgcataattaaaaatttatttacttagtCTATCAATTTGCAAACATATAGACACAGTTCATCACATGAGTTAATTCACAGGTAATTACCAAAGCGCCTCTAGAGTGTATGTGTAGACCATGCACCAGTGTGGAAGAATACGCCATTATTCCTCAAGAAATTGCCGGATTTGCTGATGAAGGTCCGTTTACAACTTCCGCACATTTTAGAAGATCATCCGATTTGCAGTAACTGTTTTATCTAATTTTAtgctaatataaaaaaaaaacttgagaaaatgaaatatttatttgcataatatagaaaattataaacatcagaaacattataaaaatataaacaaactaaaaatgtagaatatagttaataaaagataaacataAAATTAAATGTTATTACGATAATGTAAATCAATTATTTAATCTTTGTCACATATAATCCTTATACATAAAAACTGCGTTTAACAGCGATACTTGTATCTTGTgttcttgaataaaaaaaattaatgattatttcagaaaatgttgaaaaactTTACTAATGTTTTGGTGGATGTACATCAGAAGCCTTATTAGtttgttataaataatttcaattatattacatacatataaaataactacattgtaataaatatacaatatagGATATTACGCATGTTTAGTCTTTTAAAAATGCGTATTTATGAAATACAGTACCATTATAATTATTGCATCTTAATGTTATGTTGTAGATCATTCCATCCTGTCAAGTATACATTATCTataatctttaaatttcaagtgCACCAGATATTGTTTATTTTCTAATcagttttattcgaaattgtatGTATATGATTCGTTCATTATTGTAGATATTTCGTTTATGGTTATGTAGCAATATACGAATGgtattacaaaaaaatatacacattacTAATTCAGTGAAAGTTTCTCTTCGACGTTATGATCGATGTATCTAGACAGGCATATATTCAAGAAAATAATCAACAACAGTTTGACATGgagttcttttttattttttttttttcgtatagaTATGATTTATCATAGAAGTGTACGTGTGTATCTGTGTATTGTGTTTTTAAGTTTTTagtgatattttatttatattatgtatatgtatattaatgTAAACGTAAGCACACGCAGGTATATGTATAAACACGGTATACATGCGTGTTCATACGTAAATTGTCGGTACGATACGCCGCATGCACGTGCAATGTTTTAAGACAGCGTAACAAAGCCATCTTATCTTTCCACTCTATCTCTGTACCTGTTCAATTCTcacttacaatatttatttattaaatatttacagtGATAATCTTTTTACTTGCGACTCACTTATCAATTTGTTTCcaacaacgtttctttcttttaattttaatcatatacaaattattgtaattttatatatttactgtTTCTTGAGTGCATTTCGCCGAATGATACATTCCACTCTTGTGTAGTAGAATGTGACCCTTTAAGAAGAAAAATCTTAAGGATCATTGCTCTTagatatattttgtatttttcgcaCTCATTTTACTTCATGTATACTTCGATTTTACAGTGTGAAAAAATCAGTAGCGATGTTCATATTCCTTACTGCTCTACTCTCCTCTTtacttttttcttgtttttcttcatttttgttccgttctataaaatatacaaacaaaattttctattttccaatTCTCAAGGATTTAAttgattgaaattaaaatttaatcgttaaaaaatcttttattttttaatagttcttaaattattttaagattACCGAATATAAAATATGCATTTGGAATGCAAAGATTGTATACTAAGAGAATACAAAGCGATAAAATAATGAGGGTATAATTGAATTATAAAGAAATTGCAATAATGAAGGGAATCTTGTATCAAAAGTTTAAGGGCAAATTACAACTTTCTTTTGACCAGTAAGAAGGTACAATTTTGAAAGTGTGTATTATGAATGCACATCTATACTGACACATAGATACACAGATAgaaatatacgtatatgtatataacagAGTCGAATGCAATAAGTGGTAACCTTTTATCCCTTTAGCAACATGTAATTTGTAAAAAGCATAAATGGCAAACTTAGCTATTAAATCTAGCATCATGAAGGACTAAATAAAAATacctatatttaaaataaccgaGTATAAGACCACATTCTCGGTACCaatcaataattataatttcttaaaTAAGGAGAGTATATTTAGTAACATCAGAAATATTAGACAAAAACAATGTAAAATTGCCTcctagaattaaataaaaataattttccataatAACTGCACTCAAATCTACTTATttcctttttatatatattatagtacATCCaaaggaaatatatttttcacactGTACTTTAAATTAGTAtaacaattttatacaatttgctACGGCATCTGCCACCCGGATACATGCAGACATTCCATCCCTCGCACTATAATATGTTCTCTCAATGATTATAAATAACTAGTGTTAAAAAATAGTAGCGCCTTAATATGCACACCATTTGTATCCCTCCGTTTCCTAATTTCAACATATTCTACACTACGAACCCTAGTTTCGTAATGTTATGTTACACTTTTCACTCtcattctttcttagttacgAACGTTTTTTTCTTACAGTAGAATACATTGTAAGTTCGCAAAGATATAAATTAGTAATTCTgttatattcgttataataaTAGGAAGAACCGTCGcccttgtatcagacttggtatCAATAGTTTCCTTCtgcttattttttaaatttaatttacttaaAATGGACCTACTTATACACATCTGCAATCGGCAATTTGTTATCTAAGCCATACAGCAAACGCTTCAGTTGCTTCATGATATCGCTTGGTAAAATTCAAAGTATCATTTTCGATTTTCCGATATCATgcatgaaagaaaaattataagatTCAGTTCTATTGGGCGATTCACAAGCTGCAGTGACATTTCGCAAGACATAAGAAATACGATAATGTTCtcgagttgtttttttttttttgctttattTAAACTTTAAACCATTTCAatgaattatatataataattatcttgcaTTTACTTTTgtatcattattaataattaatctttATCTTCATTATGTATAGCGGTTTCAGCCATTATGTCCGTTTTTATATGACAACCTCCTTTATTATCTTTCACTTCTTGTTCTTTGAAGTTCTAGACTATGTTACATACACCCGCGCACTACTATCACACCATTGTTTTTCTTCAATATATATGACggtttttctttaaaataaaatagaaaaaaaaactgcAATTTGATCTCACTTCGCGTATCTTTTTTTAACAAGGGAACGTATATTTAAGTCTTTTAACAGACGATAATGTACTCGATCACGGAATCGTCAACAATGGTCTTGGTTCACGCTAGTTGATACGTCTTCTACACTGGAAGCATCATCAGCTTCTTGTAAATTAGTGAAAAACGATGTTAGAGCCATCGTCGCAACACCATGCCATTCACGTTGAGTTGGCTCGGGGGTCTTTTTCCACATCAGGAACGCGTCGCTTGAAATTATACTATAGTCCAACAAGCTTGTCATAATAATAAAGAGAATACCTGTGTGTCATAAAAAACATTTAGTTGGCTAagcttttttaaaaaatgaagtaattggtttgtactttcatatttTACCGTGTGGATATTGTAGTTTATGCAAATGAAGTTGAATTGCATAGAGACATTGTAATTCTAGGGACTCATTTGCATCAACGAACCGGCGAATTAACTGATGCAAACTAGTAAGAATCTCGGTTTTGAGATACCACCTGTTGTTGCCTGGTTCTGAAcatgggaaaagaaaaaaatgtataattagaaaaattatgacaaaatataaaatataatataaatatgtatacataccCATGGATGTCTCTAAAATGGCTGTCGTTAATACTCGAATGAACTCAGGCTCCTTGGCTCGATTGCCTACATTTTTCTGTAACAATcgataaacaaaattaattatctatttcttgttaattataCACAATTGAATATGAAATACTTACAATTATCCAATTACAAACCACATCGAAACTACTTTCCTTCATGAGTTTTCTAAGTTCAATATGAATTTGTTGTAACGTGAGTTGATTACTAGTTGAGCTTTTGGCACCCTTATAATCACAAGTGCAGAACTCCAAgttctgaaaataatttatagtattattattttttacttaaaatgagaattttataataaatcatttttatataatCTTACAAAGTCTTCAATAATTTTGTCAACGTTTTCACATTCtgtattaattatattgttCAACTGAAGTCCACTTTGGTTCCATTTATCTGCGACCCATTTGGGCCCTTTATCTCGAGATACTTTTGATAATAGTTCCCCAAGAAATATGCCTACATATCCTCGATTTCTTAAACTATCAAGTATAGGTTTCAATTCTGATAGAGGGACCATTTCATCTTCTATTGGAAGGGctgtaaagaaaaaatattataagatAGTACTAATATTTGTCTTAATTTCGATACAAATGTGTGTTTCTATTGTCAGGCCTGTTGAGCAAAAACCCGCATGGAAACTCTCTATGGTGAAAAATAATCATCATGTATAACAAATTGTTTTTAAGGCaaacaagcatttcttacaattAGCACCATTGcacgataaaaattataaaacaaaattatcgGAACATAATTTTTGTATAAGTATTTACTTACATAGCACTTCCGCGAGATACGACCAGACTTTGGGTATGTCGAGCATAAGATCATCGATTAATTCCAATATTTCAATGACCCTAAAACAttgattacatttattttttgaaagaaagaaattttaaagacTTCTATAGTATCATTTGACTCAGTATCCTTTTAGCTTAATATTTGACATTCAGCACAATGATTTCTGCATaaaattttcatcatttttcctTGTTTTGTGTATAAactttatacaaaaattattaaaaaaatttgattttatttaattaagtaCTGAACTACGTTTGGTATTTTAACCATAATTACATCAAACAGTATTGCTCTTAAAAATTCTAACTTACCCACTTTTAAAATGTTGCAAATACAAAATGTTCTGATTCAGTAAATGCAATATAAGATGTGAAACGCGTTCTCTGTCAATCGGTGATTTTTCAAGAACAAAGTTGATTAACTCACGAATGAATTTTGTTAACGATTTACCAAAGCTCTGTTTAATAGCCAATGCAGCTTTCTGTAAAATGATTTGCTTTGATAAAATGACTCATATGTAAAAACGCTGTTTATTATGaaattaattaacaattaaaaaataaaatgtccTCTCGTTGGTTATACAAACAGTGATTCATATAAACATAGCACAGAAGCTGATTTATAACACTGTTTGAAAATACCAAAAAGAAGGTATTTCGTAATATAGCACACCAATgactcaagcatctcttaataAACATCAGAGATGGATCTAAGGAGTGTGCTACTGTTTTCAATTAGCTTAcgaatttatttaatacaatGTATGAATAACCACAATACTATCAACAAACaaggaataattaatattataactTTGTACATAAATGTGTGTATGTAAATAATGATGTAATGGAAACTCACTTCAACATTAGGATTTTTGAGATACTCTTTTAGtatcttttttaaaattttcatgaAGTCCTCTTCTTCCATTAAAGGTTTAAGACTACTACAGGTAGATTGTGAAGATTTTAATGATGGTGTCACAGAAACACTTTGACTTTGTGAACTATCTAATAATGAGCTTTCTCTACTCGACGATGAACTGCTTAATTGGTGACTACCGTTACGAGAACTCCTATCATCTgtaacattgaaaatttataactcCTTTATATTAAAATGAAACCATTTAacttaacaaaaaatatttggtACTTAAATCATCAGAATCCTTTTGGCAAACAACATTAAGTTTTACTTTTCAAGAATGAAAAATCATTCAtcatgtttaataataataattttgaaagaaaacggCTAAGTTattaaactcgtttaaaattaattaagaaaagaaatatttgaatgatACTATACATACCATAGGAAGGTTTGTAGTCTCGACTATATTCTCTAGGACCTGTGGATCTtgatctaaaataaataaattcaaaagcttacttaaaaatgtaaattattccTTCGTGTTATATGGTTATTCTCAGAAATTAGATTCACTTTTgtaaagaaattttgtaaaaatattagaaactttACTTTAGCCTAATAAGATATTTCATCGCATCAATTTTATTGTGCGTTAAATAACGAAAAACAAAActtaaaagaatataaaaatttacccAGAGAGATGTGGTGACATCATTCGTTTGTCTTGATCTAAGTTGGACATATTTTCTAAGCATGCAAATTTATTTGAATTCATTGCCCTTGAACCACAATTCGAAGGCGGTTTCCACATGTACGCGTTTCTGCTTCCTAATTGCAGATCATCCATTGAAGGCTAAATATACAAAAGaatgtttattatttaatatttgcttTCCAGATTAACAACAAGCATcataatgtaattttaattttagcaCTTATTATCAAAATTACTTACAGGTTTATTTTTCAGTTTTGCTGTCTCAACAGAATATGGTTGTCTTGTTCTTGCAACTGGTTGACTCCAACCACCATCATCAGTTGGACCAATACCACCTGCATCACAAAGTAACATTTTCTTTCatatacacacacgcacgcatacACACTTAAACTGACATGAAATAGAACAATGTATAAAAGtaggtgtaaattattatattatcagAATACATTATACAATCATTTTTATCAGAAACTCTAGTCTGGCAAGACATGTATAAAATTCATCATGCTTTAAGGTAAGTGAGTTGTCTCTCATTTAGAAAGTAACAATTTATGatcttataaaaattgtaagaaatattaaatattataatgacTCGATActtacgatttctttttctatcACTAGTACGTTCATCTTTTCGGGGTGTATTCAAGGGAGTATTACTCAGTTGGCTATCTAATCGTTCAGACTCTGCTTCCTTTTGAATTTCATCTATTGTTTTAGGAGTACTATCGCCCCTTCTTGGAATCCATTTATTTGCTCTTAAATCTATGACATCTTGTAGCATAAAACGTATTCTAGAACTAATTTTTCCTTGGGCTCGTCGTGCAACAATATCTTGCATTTTATTGAAATGATCCTGCATTTCCtaataaaacgaaaaaataataatataaaattttactccTAACTactaataaattattctttttttgtattaaattaaTCACTGTACTAAGTCacaattcaattttaaaatagaGGTAAGTATAAGGATTAACATAATCATTAATCTCGTTAATAAGAATGATATGTATACTTTGATTATTAATGTTTTAGCTTTTAATGTTCAATTCTTACCAAACAATAGAAACATATAAATGAATACAAGACccgaaatgtataatataaaaatacatataaaaaagACATgttttttgaagaatttttgcTTATGTAGATTTGTTCACATAATAGTTCCAATGggttcaaaatatttaaaaatataatgcaaATTGATAGAAAATTCAGCATTAAAAAGATTGTcggaataatataatatatagacgttccttatttcattttttaaacaattcttaaatataaatatattttttaataaacgatAACTTTGAACGTTGCAAAATCTTCAATGATGTATGTAAAATCCGAGAAAGTTATATAAATGTCAATTATGAAAAACTAGCTTACTTTAACAGCTCCTGTTGCTTCCAAATCTTTTCCAATTGTTGTTAACAACTTGCACAAACATTCAAGACTATCTTCGTCACTTTGATCTAGTAATTGTCTTAGGCAACGACGCATAATTTTAGTTGTTAATATTCCTTTTTTATATAATTCACCGATAAACCTatgaataatataaaagaatattatacaTGAATCCTAAACttgcatattttataaaaactaattaaaaatttactttttatacTAAAATTACATACCGTACATTTCCTACGGATTTTATGCGTATTCGACGTTCTTCATCTTCAAGTGACTGTTGCAAATCTTTTTTCCTATCCTAATAttaagtataataataatataaatagtgCAACCATGTTGTACTCTAGTTCTATTATACAAAGAAAACTTACAGGATCTGTACATTCTTCAATTTCTTTAAGTTTCATAATTCTTGCCTTTTCATTTACtggatttttttcaaattcctttTGGCAACGAGTAATAATAAGTTTCTTAAAACTGATAGAAGATTCTTGATTTTCAGCATCGTTATCTAAACCTGAGACTTCCATCATAGCAAGTTCTTTACACATTAAAGCATATGCTACAGAGAAACTTGGCTCATCAACAGCCTAAAAATGGTACActtttataaatacataattataaaaaaaatatttaaatgaatAATCTATATAAATATGATTAAGCTTGCCTTTTCAAAGACTAAATTAATAACACCTTCCAAACGTTCTGGTGTATCAATAGTCAATGAACGCACTTGGTCAACTAAAGTGTCAAATTTCTGTGGAGTAAGTTTATTCAATACACTTCTAACTCTCTTGTAAAGCGCTATTGACTTCGTTTCTTCCTCATTAAGGTTAGTTCCTTTTAATCTTGTTGGTTTCCATGCATTTTCTGTCTCTCTTAATTTAACATCTTCTCTCAGGGATAAAGATACATGAATTACATTTGGTTTTATTGGTTTTGATGGTTTTAAATTCTTACGATTCGGTACCAGCTAGAAAAGATAAATACATTGTATTAAGATACAAACACACATGAAAAtctgttataaaattaaatatggtTATCAGAAGAAAAATTCTCTGTCAAAATATTTCAGTCCACTACTTTCATTGGTTTTGTAACATCACTCATGAATTATTCGTACAATTTACGTGTTTCGCTTGTTTAGACTTACCACGCGTGTATTTAGAGTTGATTTTGTGAATACAGGATATAAAGAATCATGTCTAATATTCATGTTTGACTCTTTAAATGATCTAATGTCGATGGTAGTGCGTGCCTGTGAAAACCGTTATTAAAcgcataataatattatatgagCAAATTCATAATAAatagtatataaatttatacaataccCTTGAGCTATCTTTTAAAACAGCGTCTAAATCTGGTAAATTCGATGGTTTGATTTTGCTATTGGGGTCGTTCTTTAAGTTTATTAAAAAGTCACGATCATAAATTCTTTTACCAGTTTGATTTAAAGGACTCCATTGATCAtccttatatttgtatttaagtGTTATCTGATTCGTAACTGGCGTCTCTATTTGAGTTTGAGGTTCGTTTTCAATTGATTTTTCTATGACTGAAGGTACTGCTGTCTTCTCTTCGTTAGATGTTCGAATTGCCGATACCTTCGAATTTTCTTCATTCTTTTGAGCTACTATTGCCTCTACATCAGATTCTTCCTTAACTTTTGCGTGATCAACAACATCATTAGGAACTGATTTTGCTTGCACATTACAtacatttgttttattattatccTCTATTTTCGGGGAGGGTTCCTTTACAATTTCCTTGTTACTTGGCAGTTTTTCTATAGCAGATATTTGTATAGGAGTGCTTTctgtaggaatttctggtgACAGAGGAGGAGCCATGTGTTTGTCCGTCTTTAGATGAACAGAAGTAACTTCTTTATTCTTCTTTGATTCATAATTTTCTTTATCTttaatttctttcattatttcgcGACTTATTTCCTTGTTGGTGTCCTTTGGCGCTAAAGGTTCTTTATTATCTTGTTTTATGTCGATTTTTGCCGGCGGTACAGTATTTACGAAAGCATCCATATCTGTACCTTCTTTTTCTGCTCCTTTACGATTAAGTTCACGGGGTTTaagtttatttttacttttctgtTTCTGCATGGCTTTACCTATAAAACAAACACGACAAAAAATATGACTATAATACTCAATAGATGTATACACAATTTTGTTTACTATAACAAATTTATATACGTTCTAAAAtacgtataacaaatattttcaaagaataatATCTGTTTATTCACGGTTATGAGTCGTGAATGATTATACAGAATCATTATGCTGATATTACTACAGAGAGATGCAAGCTGTGAAGAAAAGTGAGTATTTCGGCTACAAGCCAAGGATAATTATAGTTACAGATCACAGTACATTTCGTACTGTGACATTTCACTCTTTTtattaatatgtataaaaatttacaGAAGT
This window of the Ptiloglossa arizonensis isolate GNS036 chromosome 13, iyPtiAriz1_principal, whole genome shotgun sequence genome carries:
- the Eif4g gene encoding eukaryotic translation initiation factor 4 gamma isoform X1, whose protein sequence is MVSRYGVSKEGAVGVAVGVGPMHCLLPHCGGPHHHHHLPAPHPQNPQPGHNHHVHSAHQPPPSPSPHLNHQLSHHQLTVNINHLSHQQQQQQQTQHQQAPPQYRVVTANIRSEFHVSGQNYGTQPGGQVGGGGGSVGVPGGRGPPPLGGLQSIGQSAAGIPPGGPAGGQAPPQTPAPGVQSQQSQGPAPTTTPPVHTPSPQEMGKQAHLQPQPQSLSQVYGPTQTRPTSQGYYQQGPRPQQPRGINHRGGQGGTGAQVVGMSGVGGGGGQPTALYHPGGLPVQTGTMYQVPNLHPGPHQQSVYPMNSQIPLQVVFGGPPQRHQTHQNQSFYSPFQHSALLTAQNMFGYGAPAPTPQPYFWPTGQPANTTLNLSRAGASAVTGGAQHVAGPLAGAQGAPVVPQGTLQQPTPQTQPLPPMGISLSQTDVYSGHNGGATSTSNNTIKSRKPRGQNAITDIVDPTTGKNISDEIYKDNETIQSDESSNRETPQPQNNDPEVQADFAARVAKVATEESSSDSTVPTSVPNTPTTQNVTQSLSNSQTNSNNDVNSQCSTSSPTSNTSNITALCSQSLGTPSTVAQVDSSAVKMESKPLQIPLKEFQPRGEIKNVVIEEPPSAVPRNVNKDDISAQLSVMTVTEVEVKSTSTSPTVTQVPVPLVTTPSTNVPEVPKPSVTAPSANPVPAREPFPNLSSKNSSSSPPRRKSQTHTHNQPTATMELHPNAKEQKEKKTREKSLSSRGTTPTPAHNQADHHPKANGDATGDKPESESARNEVQQQKTSDGKAMQKQKSKNKLKPRELNRKGAEKEGTDMDAFVNTVPPAKIDIKQDNKEPLAPKDTNKEISREIMKEIKDKENYESKKNKEVTSVHLKTDKHMAPPLSPEIPTESTPIQISAIEKLPSNKEIVKEPSPKIEDNNKTNVCNVQAKSVPNDVVDHAKVKEESDVEAIVAQKNEENSKVSAIRTSNEEKTAVPSVIEKSIENEPQTQIETPVTNQITLKYKYKDDQWSPLNQTGKRIYDRDFLINLKNDPNSKIKPSNLPDLDAVLKDSSRARTTIDIRSFKESNMNIRHDSLYPVFTKSTLNTRVLVPNRKNLKPSKPIKPNVIHVSLSLREDVKLRETENAWKPTRLKGTNLNEEETKSIALYKRVRSVLNKLTPQKFDTLVDQVRSLTIDTPERLEGVINLVFEKAVDEPSFSVAYALMCKELAMMEVSGLDNDAENQESSISFKKLIITRCQKEFEKNPVNEKARIMKLKEIEECTDPDRKKDLQQSLEDEERRIRIKSVGNVRFIGELYKKGILTTKIMRRCLRQLLDQSDEDSLECLCKLLTTIGKDLEATGAVKEMQDHFNKMQDIVARRAQGKISSRIRFMLQDVIDLRANKWIPRRGDSTPKTIDEIQKEAESERLDSQLSNTPLNTPRKDERTSDRKRNRGIGPTDDGGWSQPVARTRQPYSVETAKLKNKPPSMDDLQLGSRNAYMWKPPSNCGSRAMNSNKFACLENMSNLDQDKRMMSPHLSGSRSTGPREYSRDYKPSYDDRSSRNGSHQLSSSSSSRESSLLDSSQSQSVSVTPSLKSSQSTCSSLKPLMEEEDFMKILKKILKEYLKNPNVEKAALAIKQSFGKSLTKFIRELINFVLEKSPIDRERVSHLILHLLNQNILYLQHFKSGVIEILELIDDLMLDIPKVWSYLAEVLSLPIEDEMVPLSELKPILDSLRNRGYVGIFLGELLSKVSRDKGPKWVADKWNQSGLQLNNIINTECENVDKIIEDFNLEFCTCDYKGAKSSTSNQLTLQQIHIELRKLMKESSFDVVCNWIIKNVGNRAKEPEFIRVLTTAILETSMEPGNNRWYLKTEILTSLHQLIRRFVDANESLELQCLYAIQLHLHKLQYPHGILFIIMTSLLDYSIISSDAFLMWKKTPEPTQREWHGVATMALTSFFTNLQEADDASSVEDVSTSVNQDHC